The following coding sequences lie in one Oncorhynchus nerka isolate Pitt River linkage group LG14, Oner_Uvic_2.0, whole genome shotgun sequence genomic window:
- the LOC115119489 gene encoding iroquois-class homeodomain protein irx-4-A-like yields MSYPQFGYSSAPQFLMTTNSLTTCCESSGRSIADSRVTASAQTPVYCPVYESRLLATARHELSSAAALGVYGNPYTGSQGYGNYVTYGTDASAFYSLGTFDTKDATAPAHAGITQATAYYPIDPTLGHYQYDRYGCMDGGTRRKNATRETTSTLKAWLQEHRKNPYPTKGEKIMLAIITKMTLTQVSTWFANARRRLKKENKMTWPPRNKCSDEKRYDEDDEASQEENINSENNDDEKDKDLALSDLDDFDMIESESSECELKHQYLMNTHMTTTDCSNDHLKDTSLKISIPVSLGGEQQHSKTSPEGCDSRQGKACYQQQILDGKPRIWSLAQTATSLNQAEYPSCMLRCQPQPGLPASPAASSPITVLDRRQDSPVTTLRNWVDGVFHDPLFRHSTLNQALTNTTVSWTTTTKGSILETDALERSVGSVKGLPSLQHQDSTKDNMNFPKTVNKHFCS; encoded by the exons TTCCTCATGACAACCAACTCGTTGACAACTTGCTGCGAGTCTAGCGGCAGAAGCATCGCTGACTCCAGGGTGACAGCCTCCGCCCAGACGCCGGTCTACTGCCCAGTGTACGAGAGCCGGTTGTTGGCCACCGCCAGACACGAGCTGAGCTCCGCAGCTGCTCTGGGGGTGTATGGGAACCCGTACACCGGGAGTCAAGGCTATGGAAATTATGTTACTTATGGAACCGACGCGTCTGCTTTCTACTCGCTG GGGACATTCGATACCAAAGATGCAACAGCGCCCGCGCATGCAGGGATAACCCAGGCTACAGCGTACTACCCCATTGACCCTACTCTGGGACATTATCAGTACGACAG ATATGGCTGTATGGATGGGGGGACCAGGAGGAAGAACGCCACCCGGGAGACAACCAGCACACTGAAGGCCTGGCTACAGGAGCACAGGAAGAACCCCTACCCCACCAAGGGAGAGAAGATCATGTTGGCCATCATTACTAAAATGACCCTGACGCAGGTGTCCACCTGGTTCGCCAACGCCAGGAGGAGGTTGAAGAAGGAGAACAAGATGACGTGGCCTCCGAGGAACAAGTGTTCTGATGAGAagagatatgatgaggatgatgaggcgTCTCaggaggagaacatcaacagtgAGAACAACGATGATG AGAAAGATAAAGATCTCGCGCTGAGTGACCTGGATGACTTCGACATGATCGAATCAGAGAGCTCGGAGTGCGAGCTCAAACACCAGTACCTCATGAACACTCACATGACGACAACTGACTGTTCGAACGACCATCTGAAGGACACATCTTTAAAGATCAGCATACCTGTGTCCCTGGGCggggagcagcagcacagtaaaACCTCACCAGAGGGCTGCGACAGCCGGCAGGGGAAAGCTTGCTACCAACAACAGATACTGGACGGCAAACCACGGATTTGGTCGTTGGCCCAGACGGCCACGTCTCTGAACCAGGCGGAGTACCCGTCCTGTATGTTGAGGTGTCAGCCTCAGCCGGGCCTGCCCGCCTCTCCGGCCGCCTCCTCCCCTATCACGGTTCTAGACAGACGGCAGGACTCTCCCGTTACAACTCTCAGAAACTGGGTGGATGGGGTTTTCCATGACCCGTTGTTCAGACACAGTACTTTGAACCAGGCCCTGACCAACACCACGGTCTCGTGGACCACGACCACCAAGGGTTCGATACTAGAGACCGATGCTCTGGAACGTTCTGTTGGGAGCGTCAAAGGACTTCCGTCTCTACAGCACCAAGACTCCACGAAGGACAATATGAATTTCCCTAAAACTGTTAACAAACACTTCTGCTCTTAA